GAACCCACGGCATCACTCGCCCCGGCGGCGCGGCGCTCAACGCCGGACAGGTCTTTGCCGTGCGGCTGGCACGTTATATTGCGCAAGCGGGCAGGCATGACCATCCGGACGATCTGCACACGCTGGCTGCAACGGCGATAGCGACGGTCAGAGAGGTCATCAGCCAGGCGCTGGCGAACCCATCCGGGATGTCGCTGCTGATGGTCAAAAAGCAAATTCAGGCACGGATGTCCGACTCAGCCGGTTTCCTTTGCCGTGCCGAAGATATTGGCCACGCCAGCCGTGATGCTCAGCTCCTGCTGGAGTTTGTCCAGCAGCATGGGCTGACCATCAACCACCCGGCTGAAATTGCAGAACTGTTTATGTGGCGGCAGCTAACGGTGACGTCGGCGGCGGTCTTGACGCAGTTGGACCAGTACGTTGCCGCTGGCGGCGGTAGCCGAGGTGCGCGGATCGTGCTTGATGAATCTGCCAACTGCGTGCCTCAGACTCGTCATGGGCAGTGTGAAGCATGGCGTTTTCGACCGGAACGGCTGGAAGATAAAAGCGAGAAATGGAATATTCATTATCTCTCGCCGCAGTTTGTTGTTTTTCGCCAGCCGATACGACAATCCCCGAAAACAGAGGGTGTATGGTTCGAAAAAAATTGGCCTGAATTTCTGTCTGGTCATATCTATCAGCCAGTCCAGAGTGAAGAAAACTCACAATAGTATGGCTTATACCCTAAATAATTCGAGTTGCTTAAAGGCGGCAAGGAAGTGAGTCCCCAGGAGCATAGATAACTATGTGACTGGGGTGAACGAGCGTAGCCAACACATAAGCAACTTGAAGTATGACGGGTATATATCCACTGACCTTCGGGTTATCAGTTCGGATTATGGGAACGATAGCCCGAAACAGAAAAAGTATAAGAAGGGAGTTGTTATGCGTAAAATCATTAAACCCATCAATGCTATTCTCTCAACCATTAATATTACAATATTATTTGTTATTGTTTTATGTGTTACATGGCAGGTGATGGCAAGATTTATATTTAAGAGCCCCAGTATTATCACCGATGAACTCAGCCGCTTACTCTTTATCTGTCTGGGTTTGTTAGGGGGTGCATATACGGCCGGACAAAATCGTCATCTGGCGATTGATTTGTTACCCATGTCACTTACGGGAAAACCAAAGCAAATTTTATTTCTGATAATCCAGGCCATCGTCATTATCTTTTCTCTGGTCATTATGGTCTATGGTGGCGGTACTCTGGCATTAGATACCTTTGAATCCGGGCAGACATCACCTGCGCTTGGCTGGCAAATGGGATATATCTATCTCTGTATTCCCATTAGCGGCTTGTTGATTATCATTTACACCATTGCGCTGGTGACTGAAGAACTCAAAACACCGGTATAAATTACTGGCACTATTAATAAAATGATACCAGGAGAAATCATGGACTACTGGCTACCTATTGTTGTGTTATTTGGCGCATTCTTTTTTATGCTGGCGCTGGGAGTACCTATTGTTTACGCTATCGGATTATCTACACTCGCTTCGGTGACAACACAGCTTAGTTTTGTTTCCGCCTTAAGCGTTGTATCGCAAAAATTAGCTTCCGGGCTGGATAGCTTTACCCTGCTGGCGATACCGTTTTTTATTCTCTCCGGCAATATTATGAATCATGGCGGCATTGCCCGACGGCTGATTAATTTTGCGCGTATTCTTGGAGGCAGGCTTCCCGGTTCACTTGCGCACTGCAATATTCTGGCAAATATGCTCTTTGGCGCTATTTCTGGTTCTGCCGTGGCCTCTGCCGCTGCGATGGGCGGCGTCATGCATCCGCAGCAGGTCAAAGAGGGATATGACCCCGCCTTCAGCACGGCAGTGAACGTCGCATCTGCGCCAACAGGTTTGCTGATCCCACCGAGTAATACCTTAATTGTCTATTCTCTGGTGAGCGGCGGGACCTCTATTGCCGCACTATTTCTGGCCGGTTACGTACCGGGAATTCTGCTAGGCCTGTCTCTGATGGTTGTGGCCGGTATACTGGCTTCCCGTCGTGGTTATGCACGACCAGACCGCCCTACATTACGCCAGGCGGCTCTCGCAGTATGGATGGCCGTGCCGAGTATTTTTCTCATCGTGTTGATTATGGGAGGCGTGCTGAGCGGAATATTCACGCCGACAGAAGCCTCAGCGATTGCGGTCATTTACACCCTGTTTCTGGCATTGGTCCTTTACCGTGAAATATCGGTAAAAGATTTACCAAAAATATTCATTGAATCTGTCATTACGACATCAATAGTTTTGTTATTGATCGGCTCCTCAATGGGAATGTCATGGGCCATGTCAAATGCGGACGTCCCATTTCTGATTCTGGATCTGCTGAACTCCATATCAGACAACCCGATTGTTATCTTGCTTATTATTAATGTCATTTTATTGATCATCGGTACTTTTATGGATATGACGCCAGCGGTACTGATCTTCACGCCTATATTCTTACCGGTTGTCGGCGAGTTGGGAATGGATCCGATTCACTTTGGTATCGTCATGGTACTGAATATGTGTATTGGTATTTGCACACCACCCGTAGGCAGCGTGTTATTCGTCGGATGTAGCGTATCTAAACTGCCTATTAATAAAATTATCAAGCCAATGCTACCATTTTATGCCGTGATGGTTCTGGTGTTAGCCCTGGTGACCTATATTCCACAGATTAGCATGGCCTTGCCGCGTGCGCTGGGATATTAAGCAGTTGCAATATTGAGCTAAAAAACTTACCTCTCAATAAGGAAATAACAATGAAAATAAAATTATCGGCCACGCTTCTTAGCACATTGTTGATGTTATCTCTCGGCAGTGCGCAAGCCGTGACGCTTAAGCTCAGTCATAACCAGGATAAAACGCATCCGGTCCATAAGGCGATGGAAAATTTTGCGACTAAAGCCAAAGAATATTCTAATGGCGAGGTGACAATCCGTATTTATCCTAACGGCACGCTGGGAACCCAGCGCGAAACCATGGAGCTTATTCGCTCCGGCGCAATCCAGCTGGTAAAAACCAATGCCGCAGAAATGGAATCGTTTGAAAACGCCTATAAAATTTTCAGTTTGCCTTATCTTTTCCGCGACCGTGAAAGCTACTACCAGATTATGCAGGGGGAAGCCGGGCAAGAGATTCTTAACTCAACAAAAAGTAAGGGTTATTTTGGCCTGACTTTCTATGATGGAGGTTCCCGCAGCTTCTATGGCAATAAAGCGATTCTTAAGCCGGCTGACTTAAAAGGATTAAAAGTCAGAGTCCAGCCCAGCCCAGGTGCGGTTGAAATGATCAAGGTGATGGGCGGCAATCCTACACCGCTCGATTACGGTGAGCTTTACACCGCATTGCAGCAGGGCGTTGTCGATATGGCGGAAAATAGCGTTATGGCGCTCACCACAATGCGCCACGGCGAAGTGGCGAAAAGCTTCAGCCTTGATGAACACACCATGGTCCCTGACGTTTTACTGATGAGCAATAATGCCTTCGATAAACTAAACGATACCGACAAAGCCGCAGTTCTTAAAGCCGCCAAGGAATCGATGGAGTATATGAAAATGCTCTGGAGCGAAGAGGAACAGAAGGAATTTGCGAAGCTGGATAAAATGGGCGTAAAAGTCTACAAGGTGGATAAGACGCCATTCATCGAAATCGTACAGCCGATGTACGCTAATTTTGAGAAGAATAATCCTCAGCTCACCCCGCTGCTGAAAAAAATTCAGGCCGAGCAGAAGTAAAAAAAGCTCCCCGAGGGAAGTCCTTGGGGAGCAACAATCAATAGCGGACTAGCTTACTTTTCCTGCCTTATTCACCCACCAGATCCCGGTACACACCAGCACCAGCGCAACAACATATTTCCAATCCCAAATATTTTCGCCGAGGAAAATGGCCGACAGTACCGAGCCGGAAACGGGGATCAGGAAGTTAAACGGCGCGATCATGCCCACGCGATTGTGCTTGAGTAAGATGCTCCATAGCGCAAAAGCGACGGAAGAAAGGAGCGTCAGATAGCCCAGAATCAACACGGATGCAGTGCCATGTACGGCGAGCGTGCCCCCGCTCAGATAGCCGCCAACTAACAGCGCAATACCACCAAAAGCCAGCTGCCAGCCGGTCATCACCGTTGGGTCTACCGTTTGCGAAATGCGCTTACCGTAGAGCGTCGCCGCCGACAGAACAAAAGCCGCCAGCACCACAAAGCCATCTCCCAGCCAGATAAAACTGAAGTCGCTTAGCGAATGGTTAAAGTTCACCAGCAGCACGCCGGTAAAACCAAGAATACAGCCGAGCGTTTTGTTGTAGCTTAGCTTGTCATTTTGGTAGATAAAGTGCGCCAGCAGTACGCTGAAGAAGGTACCGGTGGCATTCATAATCGACCCTTTGACGCCGGTGGTAAACGCGAGCCCAATATAGAAAAAAATATACTGGATAGAGGTTTGCGTTAGTCCCAGCACCACCAGCTGTCCATACTGACGCCCCTTCAGGCGACTGATGGGTTTTCGCTGTATCAGGGCAAAGAGCAGCAGGAGCATACCGGCAAATAAAAAACGGTAGCCCGCGAAAACTATCTTTGACGATATGTCATCAGTGGCTATCTGAAACAGTTCATAACCGCTCTTGATCGCCGGGTAAGCACTTCCCCATAACAGACAGCAGAGGGTTGCGCAGGCAAAGGCCACTTTCTTACGGGAAAAAATTGAGGGTGCGTCCATTCACTTCACCAGAAATAAAATAGTGTTTTATTTTATTATCCAGAAAGTTGCTAAGAATAGCTACCATACAGAGAAAAGATTGGGCAAAGGTAGAAAAGCAAAACGCCGGCACAAGGCCGGCGTCTCGACGCGAGTTGAGTAAAAAATTACTCAGCTACAACGTTAACAACCAGTTTAGCGAAGACTTCGCTGTGAACCTGGAAGTCCACTTCGTGCTCACCGGTGGTGCGCAGAACGCCGTTCGGCAGGCGAACTTCGCTCTTAGCGACGGCAACGCCAGCTGCAGTTACAGCGTCAGCGATGTCGCGGGTACCGATGGAACCGAACAGTTTACCTTCGTCGCCAGATTTAGACGCGATGGTAACGGTGCCCAGTGCGTTGATTGCTTCAGCACGTGCGTTAGCAGCGTTCAGAACGTCAGCCAGTTTGGCTTCCAGTTCAGCACGGCGTGCTTCGAAGAATTCAACGTTTTTCTTGGTAGCAGGAACAGCTTTACCCTGTGGTACCAGGAAGTTACGAGCATAGCCCGCTTTAACGTTAACCTGATCACCCAGGCTACCCAGGTTTGCTACTTTATCAAGCAGAATAACTTGCATTACCTTATCCTCTTAAAGTCGTTAATAGACAGCGGCCGATTACTGATGACGATCGGTATACGGCAGCAGGGACAAGTAGCGAGCGCGCTTGATGCAGCGAGCCAGCTGGCGCTGGTATTTTGCACGAGTACCGGTGATACGGCTCGGGACAATTTTACCGCTTTCGGTAATGTAGTTTTTCAACGTTGCGATGTCTTTGTAATCGATCTCAACAACGCCTTCCGCGGTGAAACGGCAGAACTTGCGACGACGGAAATAACGTGCCATATGGCTAGTCTCCAGAATCTATCAATTCAATCTGCTCGGCATGCAGAACCATTTTGCTCAAGCCGTTCTTTGCCTTGTGGCAAGAAATGAACCCTCGAACGATTACTGCGCTACCGACCGTTATACTGTGAGTAATGGCTTGGTTTTGGTGTCCGCTAATAATAACGGGCATTTGGCACCATGCCTGCCGGTGAAAACCAGCTTCCTCCTGCACTGAACGATGCTCAAGCACGAACTGGCAGTGTGGAATTCCTGACGGGCTGACCTTACGAAGTGGAGTCCTGCAGATTATGCCGGACAGTTCCAGACGATTGGTCATCAGGATTACTCTTCAGAATCCCCAGCTTCGGAATCATCTGCGGTTTCGTTTGCGAAATCTTCGCGACGCTCACGGCGCTCGTCTTTCGCTTTAACCATCGGAGATGCTTCGGTAACAGCGTGCTTAGTACGCATTACCATGCTGCGGATAACGGCGTCGTTGAAGCGGAAGTTAGTTTCCAGCTCATCGATCGCTTCCTGCGGGGCTTCAACGTTCAGCAGAACGTAGTGAGCTTTGTGCAGTTTGTTGATCGGATAAGCCAGCTGACGGCGGCCCCAGTCTTCCAGACGGTGGATCGTACCTTCTGCTGCAGTGATTGCACCAGTGTAACGTTCGATCATACCCGGAACCTGTTCGCTCTGGTCAGGATGGACCATAAAAACGATTTCGTAATGACGCATCGAATTGCTCCTTACGGATTATTCAGCCTCCTGTCTGGGTCAGCCGCGGCCCATGGAGGCAAGGAACGTGATTAAAGGGCGGCTGAAAAATTGACGCGTCATAATACGTGCGCAAGCGGTTTAAGACAAGTGAATTGCGTAGATAATTCGCACTAAGAGCAAAGTCACGCTAAACCAGTGATTTAAAATTCATCAATGACGGATGCGACAATTTTTTGAACAACTGCATCAGAAATGGTCGCGATACGCCCGGCAGACAGCAATTACACTTAGATCAGCAGCAATCCATAACCTAAAGGAACCGGGTTAACGTCAGGACTGTCAGTAAGGAGCGTAGAGTATGAAATATATCCTCATTACCATGATGGCTGCGCTTTTGCTGAGCGCCAACGCGCTGGCAGCCATCAAAATCGATGGGCGTCAGGCACGCAACATGGACGATGTGCAGAGCCTTGGCGTTATCTATATCAACCACAATATGGCCACTGAGCAAGAAGCCGATCGGGCGCTTAGCCAGCAGAGCGATGCCGAAGGAGCGAAATATTTTCAGCCGATCCTGCTCCATGAGCCAGGAAGCAATGGCCTGATTCATGCCAGTGCAGCTATTTACCGCTAACTCCCCGTCTTTTTGACTTCGCCTCCATTGCGGGGCGAAGTCTTAATGCGATTGCGCATTATTTCGTTTCCGGACTTATCAGAGTCACTATAACCTGATTTAATCAGCGTTTAACGGCATGATTATCCGGAGCGATTCATGGTCCCGCGCTTTGCGACGTTAAGTCGTATCCCAAAAGGGGTTTGGGTTCTTGGCGGCGTCAGCCTGCTGATGGATGTTTCATCAGAGATGATCCATAGCCTTCTTCCCCTGTTTATGGCGACTACGCTGGGTGCCAGCGTCATTATTATCGGCATTATCGAAGGCGTCGCAGAAGCCACCGCATTGATGCTAAAAGTCTTTTCCGGGGTAATTAGTGATTATGTGGGCAAGCGCAAGGGGCTGGCGCTGCTTGGCTATGGCCTGGGCGCGTTGAGCAAGGCGCTCTTCGCGATTGCGCCCACTTCCGGGATGGTATTTAGCGCGCGGATGCTCGACCGCATCGGCAAAGGAATACGCGGCGCGCCCAGGGATGCGCTGGTCGCCGACGTCACACCGCCGGAAATCCGTGGTGCCGCCTATGGTTTGCGCCAGGCGCTGGATACCATTGGCGCGTTCCTGGGGCCGCTGCTTGCGGTCGCGCTGATGTTTCTCTGGGATAATGATTTCCAGTCTATTTTCTGGGTCGCGGTAATTCCCGCCGTCCTCTCTATTGTCCTGTTGGGCTTTGGGTTAAAAGAGCCAAAAACGCCGGTCACCCAGAAACGAACTAACCCTTTGCGCCGCGAGAATTTACAAAAACTGTCTGCGGCCTACTGGTGGGTTGTGGCTATTGGCTCCACTTTTACCCTCGCCCGCTTCAGTGAAGCGTTCCTGGTTCTACGCGCCCAGCAGATGGAAATCCCGCTGTTCGCCATTCCGCTGGTGATGGTCGCGATGAACCTGGTTTACAGCCTGACCGCCTATCCATTCGGTAAATTATCGGACCGCGCAAGCCACAGCAAAATGCTGCAATGGGGCCTGCTGGTACTGATTGCTGCCGATATTGTGCTGGCCTTAAGCGGTCACTGGAGCACGCTGTTAGCGGGCGTGGCGCTGTGGGGCATTCATATGGGAATGACTCAAGGGTTGCTGGCAGCGATGGTAGCGCATACGGCACCGGCAGAACTGCGAGGCACAGCGTTCGGAATGTTCAACCTGATGAGCGGCGTTGCCCTGCTGCTGGCAAGCGCCGGGGCGGGCGTGCTGTGGGAAGTGTTCGGTGCCGCCTCAACATTTTACGCCGGAGCGATTCTCTGCGTGCTGACGCTAATTGGCATGCGTTGTATGCCGTCGGCTTATCAACAAAACTAAAAAGGCTCCGGAGCCAGACCGGTTGATTCATCATTACGATGAAAAGCTCCGGAGCACATACCTTACTTTTGCCCGTAATAGGCGTTTGGCCCATGTTTACGCATAAAGTGTTTGTCCATCAGCCAGCTATCGATGGGCTTCAGTTGCGGGTTAATCGCGCGGGCAATCCACGCCATTCTCGCTACCTCTTCCATCACTACTGCGTTATGCACCGCATCATGCGCATCTTTGCCCCAGGCAAACGGACCGTGCTGATAGACCACGATACCCGGCGTATGCAGAGGTTCGGCCTCGCCCAGCGTTTCGATGATGACGTGCCCGGTGTTCAGCTCATAGGCCTCTTCAACCTCCAGGGCACTTAATGCCCTGGTGCAGGGAATATCGCCAAAGAAGTAGTCCGCATGGGTCGTCCCTAGCGCGGGAATGGCTAACCCCGCCTGCGCCCAGGCCGTCGCATGAGTAGAGTGGGTATGCACCACGCCGCCAAGACTCGGATAGCGACGATACAGCGCCAGATGGGTGGAGGTATCAGAAGAAGGACGGTATTGGCCTTCTACGATATTACCGTCCATATCCACCACCACCATGTCGTCTACCTTCATGGTTTCATAAGCAACGCCGCTGGGTTTGATCGCCACTAGCCCGCGTTCGCGGTCAATAGCGCTGACGTTGCCCCAGGTAAAGGTCACCAGCCCGTAGCGCGGTAGATCCATGTTGGCTTCAAAAACCTGCTGTTTGAGCTTTTGCATTACGCCGCCTCCACCAGACCGGCGCTTGCCATGCGCGCCTTCACCCAATCGCGAGCCTTCGCCACTTCGAGCGCAGGGTCGTCAGTGGTCTCACTCCACATCTCAATCAGATACGGCCCGCAATAGCCGCTCTGCTTGAGGGTTTCGAAACAGCGCTCGAAATCGACAACCCCTTCACCAAACGGCACATTCTTAAATACACCGGGTTTGGTATCTTTCACATGCACCGCCACGATGTGCCCGATCCCCGCCTGGAGTTCCATCTGCACATCGTTATCCCACGCCGACAGGTTGCCGATATCGGGATAGAGCTGGAACCATGGGTTATTCAGGTAGTGCGCGTAGCCCAGCGCCTTGCTGATGGAGTTCATCAGCGGATAGTCCATAATTTCCATCGCCAGCGTCACCTGCGCGCGGCTTGCCATCTCGACGCTCTCTTTCAGTCCATCACGAAACCGACGACGCGTCTCGTTGTTGGCTTCCTGATAGTAAACGTCGTAACCGGCCAGTTGGATCACGCGAATGCCGACGTCCTGGGCGAACTGGATCGCTTTACGCATAATCTCCAGCCCCTGCGCACGTACTGCGTCGTCTTCACTGCCAAGCGGAAAGCGACGATGAGCACTCAGGCACATGGACGGAACGCGCACGCCAGTTTCAGCAATCGCGTTGACCAAAGCCAGACGCTGCTCGCGGCTCCAGTCGAGACGCGCCAGTCGGGCATCAGTTTCATCCACCGACATTTCGACGAAGTCAAAACCCAGCTTTTTCGCAAGCTTCAGCCGCTCCATCCAGCACTCCCCAGCGGGGAGCGCTTTTTCATAGATGCCGAGCGGAATTTGTTTCGACAGCATAGTTGCTCCTTAGCCCCAAAGCTGGGCAATAGAGCGTTTAAACTGACGCGCGGCTTCAACCGGCGAAGCGGCATCACGAATGCTACGACCAGCGATAAAGACGTGAATCGGAATGCCTTTGAACAACGGCAGATCTTCCAGCGCCAGGCCGCCGGTGACGGTAACCTTAAAGCCCATATCAGACAGGCGCTTGATGGCGCTGATGTCCGCCTCGCCCCACGCCACGCCTGCGGCCTGTGCATCGCGACTGCGGTGATACACAACCTGCCCGATACCCGCGTCGCGCCACTCCTGCGCCTGCTCCCAGGTCCAGTATCCGGTCAGTTCGATCTGCACATCGCCGTTAAACTCTTTCGCCACATCCAGCGCGCCTTTGGTGGTGTTGATATCCGCACAGCAGATCACGGTCACCCAGTCAGCATTGGCTTCAAAACACATACGGGAGAGAATTTTGCCCGCATCGGCGATTTTGGCATCCGCCAGCACGATTTTATGCGGATACAGCGCTTTCAGGTCGCGAACCGCACGAACGCCTTCGGCGACGCAAAGAATGGTGCCGACTTCAATAATGTCCACTTCATCAGCAATCAGGCGCGTCGTTTCATATGCAGAAGACATTGATTGGTTATCCAGCGCAACCTGCAACATAGGTAATGACATTTGATATTCCTTTTAAACAGCCGCCGCAGTGGCGTTATCAATTAAATCCAGCACTTCCTGCGCGGTGCGGCAGGCGCGTAAACGGTCAAAATTAGCTTCATCTTCAAACAGGTTGACGATTTGCATGATGCCCACTTCCTGATGGGTGTTGGCATCGACCGCCGCCATCGTTATCAGGATATCGACCGGGTCGTTATCTTCGTGGTTAAAGACCAGCGGCGTTTTCAGCGTCACCAACGCAAAACCAGTTTTCTTCACGCCCTCTTCCGGGCGCCCGTGCGGCATCGCCAGGCCCGGCGCAATCACAAAGTACGGGCCAAATTGTTCAACCCCATCAAGAATGGCCTGATAGTAACGAGGCTCGACCACGTCAGCCTTAACCAACAGATCAACGCTCAGTTTTACCGCTTCCCGCCAGGTGCTGGCGTCGGCCTGTAAGAGGATCGAGTTATTTTCCGCCAGTGAATCGCGTAATTTCATGGTGCGTCCTTACTTCACGTCCTGCGGGAAATGTTCTTTGATCACTTCCAGCAGCTTCGGACCAAAGTCAGCAGGCGATAGCATGTTGCGCACGCCAACCACATATTTGTTGCCGGAGACAGTGATCTCCCCGGCGATATGGGTGGAGGCGATGATGATGTCTGCTCCGCTTAATTCGCTTTTGTATTCACCTACCGCGCAGCTATTCACCGTGTGATCGATATTTGACTGGGTCAAAAACTGGTCCACTTTCATTTTCATGATCATGGAACTGCCTTGCCCGTTGCC
This Klebsiella sp. RHBSTW-00484 DNA region includes the following protein-coding sequences:
- a CDS encoding TRAP transporter small permease, which translates into the protein MRKIIKPINAILSTINITILFVIVLCVTWQVMARFIFKSPSIITDELSRLLFICLGLLGGAYTAGQNRHLAIDLLPMSLTGKPKQILFLIIQAIVIIFSLVIMVYGGGTLALDTFESGQTSPALGWQMGYIYLCIPISGLLIIIYTIALVTEELKTPV
- a CDS encoding TRAP transporter large permease; the protein is MDYWLPIVVLFGAFFFMLALGVPIVYAIGLSTLASVTTQLSFVSALSVVSQKLASGLDSFTLLAIPFFILSGNIMNHGGIARRLINFARILGGRLPGSLAHCNILANMLFGAISGSAVASAAAMGGVMHPQQVKEGYDPAFSTAVNVASAPTGLLIPPSNTLIVYSLVSGGTSIAALFLAGYVPGILLGLSLMVVAGILASRRGYARPDRPTLRQAALAVWMAVPSIFLIVLIMGGVLSGIFTPTEASAIAVIYTLFLALVLYREISVKDLPKIFIESVITTSIVLLLIGSSMGMSWAMSNADVPFLILDLLNSISDNPIVILLIINVILLIIGTFMDMTPAVLIFTPIFLPVVGELGMDPIHFGIVMVLNMCIGICTPPVGSVLFVGCSVSKLPINKIIKPMLPFYAVMVLVLALVTYIPQISMALPRALGY
- the ulaD gene encoding 3-keto-L-gulonate-6-phosphate decarboxylase UlaD codes for the protein MSLPMLQVALDNQSMSSAYETTRLIADEVDIIEVGTILCVAEGVRAVRDLKALYPHKIVLADAKIADAGKILSRMCFEANADWVTVICCADINTTKGALDVAKEFNGDVQIELTGYWTWEQAQEWRDAGIGQVVYHRSRDAQAAGVAWGEADISAIKRLSDMGFKVTVTGGLALEDLPLFKGIPIHVFIAGRSIRDAASPVEAARQFKRSIAQLWG
- the rpsR gene encoding 30S ribosomal protein S18; the protein is MARYFRRRKFCRFTAEGVVEIDYKDIATLKNYITESGKIVPSRITGTRAKYQRQLARCIKRARYLSLLPYTDRHQ
- the rpsF gene encoding 30S ribosomal protein S6; protein product: MRHYEIVFMVHPDQSEQVPGMIERYTGAITAAEGTIHRLEDWGRRQLAYPINKLHKAHYVLLNVEAPQEAIDELETNFRFNDAVIRSMVMRTKHAVTEASPMVKAKDERRERREDFANETADDSEAGDSEE
- a CDS encoding MFS transporter: MVPRFATLSRIPKGVWVLGGVSLLMDVSSEMIHSLLPLFMATTLGASVIIIGIIEGVAEATALMLKVFSGVISDYVGKRKGLALLGYGLGALSKALFAIAPTSGMVFSARMLDRIGKGIRGAPRDALVADVTPPEIRGAAYGLRQALDTIGAFLGPLLAVALMFLWDNDFQSIFWVAVIPAVLSIVLLGFGLKEPKTPVTQKRTNPLRRENLQKLSAAYWWVVAIGSTFTLARFSEAFLVLRAQQMEIPLFAIPLVMVAMNLVYSLTAYPFGKLSDRASHSKMLQWGLLVLIAADIVLALSGHWSTLLAGVALWGIHMGMTQGLLAAMVAHTAPAELRGTAFGMFNLMSGVALLLASAGAGVLWEVFGAASTFYAGAILCVLTLIGMRCMPSAYQQN
- a CDS encoding L-ribulose-5-phosphate 4-epimerase, with protein sequence MQKLKQQVFEANMDLPRYGLVTFTWGNVSAIDRERGLVAIKPSGVAYETMKVDDMVVVDMDGNIVEGQYRPSSDTSTHLALYRRYPSLGGVVHTHSTHATAWAQAGLAIPALGTTHADYFFGDIPCTRALSALEVEEAYELNTGHVIIETLGEAEPLHTPGIVVYQHGPFAWGKDAHDAVHNAVVMEEVARMAWIARAINPQLKPIDSWLMDKHFMRKHGPNAYYGQK
- the rplI gene encoding 50S ribosomal protein L9, whose translation is MQVILLDKVANLGSLGDQVNVKAGYARNFLVPQGKAVPATKKNVEFFEARRAELEAKLADVLNAANARAEAINALGTVTIASKSGDEGKLFGSIGTRDIADAVTAAGVAVAKSEVRLPNGVLRTTGEHEVDFQVHSEVFAKLVVNVVAE
- the priB gene encoding primosomal replication protein N, producing the protein MTNRLELSGIICRTPLRKVSPSGIPHCQFVLEHRSVQEEAGFHRQAWCQMPVIISGHQNQAITHSITVGSAVIVRGFISCHKAKNGLSKMVLHAEQIELIDSGD
- the ulaB gene encoding PTS ascorbate transporter subunit IIB, translated to MTVRILAVCGNGQGSSMIMKMKVDQFLTQSNIDHTVNSCAVGEYKSELSGADIIIASTHIAGEITVSGNKYVVGVRNMLSPADFGPKLLEVIKEHFPQDVK
- a CDS encoding DUF1471 domain-containing protein, which produces MKYILITMMAALLLSANALAAIKIDGRQARNMDDVQSLGVIYINHNMATEQEADRALSQQSDAEGAKYFQPILLHEPGSNGLIHASAAIYR
- the ulaE gene encoding L-ribulose-5-phosphate 3-epimerase UlaE, which produces MLSKQIPLGIYEKALPAGECWMERLKLAKKLGFDFVEMSVDETDARLARLDWSREQRLALVNAIAETGVRVPSMCLSAHRRFPLGSEDDAVRAQGLEIMRKAIQFAQDVGIRVIQLAGYDVYYQEANNETRRRFRDGLKESVEMASRAQVTLAMEIMDYPLMNSISKALGYAHYLNNPWFQLYPDIGNLSAWDNDVQMELQAGIGHIVAVHVKDTKPGVFKNVPFGEGVVDFERCFETLKQSGYCGPYLIEMWSETTDDPALEVAKARDWVKARMASAGLVEAA
- a CDS encoding TRAP transporter substrate-binding protein; translation: MKIKLSATLLSTLLMLSLGSAQAVTLKLSHNQDKTHPVHKAMENFATKAKEYSNGEVTIRIYPNGTLGTQRETMELIRSGAIQLVKTNAAEMESFENAYKIFSLPYLFRDRESYYQIMQGEAGQEILNSTKSKGYFGLTFYDGGSRSFYGNKAILKPADLKGLKVRVQPSPGAVEMIKVMGGNPTPLDYGELYTALQQGVVDMAENSVMALTTMRHGEVAKSFSLDEHTMVPDVLLMSNNAFDKLNDTDKAAVLKAAKESMEYMKMLWSEEEQKEFAKLDKMGVKVYKVDKTPFIEIVQPMYANFEKNNPQLTPLLKKIQAEQK
- a CDS encoding DMT family transporter — encoded protein: MDAPSIFSRKKVAFACATLCCLLWGSAYPAIKSGYELFQIATDDISSKIVFAGYRFLFAGMLLLLFALIQRKPISRLKGRQYGQLVVLGLTQTSIQYIFFYIGLAFTTGVKGSIMNATGTFFSVLLAHFIYQNDKLSYNKTLGCILGFTGVLLVNFNHSLSDFSFIWLGDGFVVLAAFVLSAATLYGKRISQTVDPTVMTGWQLAFGGIALLVGGYLSGGTLAVHGTASVLILGYLTLLSSVAFALWSILLKHNRVGMIAPFNFLIPVSGSVLSAIFLGENIWDWKYVVALVLVCTGIWWVNKAGKVS
- the ulaC gene encoding PTS ascorbate transporter subunit IIA, producing MKLRDSLAENNSILLQADASTWREAVKLSVDLLVKADVVEPRYYQAILDGVEQFGPYFVIAPGLAMPHGRPEEGVKKTGFALVTLKTPLVFNHEDNDPVDILITMAAVDANTHQEVGIMQIVNLFEDEANFDRLRACRTAQEVLDLIDNATAAAV